The following are from one region of the Flavimobilis soli genome:
- a CDS encoding HipA domain-containing protein — translation MSRPRQLDVHLHGTRAAVITETPAGLVLDYEPAYVSAFGDYPLSFSLPMTSRRHKGDRVTNYLDNLLPDNGEVTREWARIHGAKSARPFDLLWHVGADCAGAASFFPHDTDPSEAGALEPTDEATIAERIRGLRARSSTWVPSDHPGRFSLGGAQSKFALARHGDRWAVPTGVVPSTHIFKTGVDGLESSDVIEFLTMRVAAALVGQVVPVAPVELMWFEDQHALVVERFDRHATDGGVLRVHAEDMCQVVGESSLRKYESQGGPGITRVFTALDLLPAANRAEAKRAFAVALAFNWVAGGTDAHAKNYSLYVGPSATLTPLYDLASYAPYAAPFFPQTRLPMSRVKMPMRVSGNEHFGDVDRVHWRSIARDAQIDPRELVEMIAAMATYLPAAWAGELFHLAELDESMLTPVVLSSTSALAAWCDEVLKTLGA, via the coding sequence GTGAGCCGCCCGCGCCAGCTCGACGTGCACCTGCACGGCACCCGCGCCGCCGTCATCACGGAGACACCGGCCGGCCTCGTCCTCGACTACGAGCCCGCGTACGTCTCCGCCTTCGGCGACTACCCGCTGTCCTTCTCTCTGCCGATGACCTCCCGCCGGCACAAGGGCGATCGCGTCACGAACTACCTCGACAACCTCCTGCCCGACAACGGCGAGGTCACGCGCGAGTGGGCCCGCATTCACGGGGCGAAGTCCGCCCGGCCCTTCGACCTGCTGTGGCACGTCGGCGCCGACTGCGCGGGGGCCGCCTCGTTCTTCCCGCACGACACCGACCCGTCCGAGGCGGGCGCGCTCGAGCCGACTGACGAGGCGACGATCGCCGAGCGCATCCGCGGCTTGCGCGCCCGCTCGAGCACCTGGGTCCCCTCCGACCACCCCGGGCGGTTCTCGCTCGGTGGCGCACAGTCGAAGTTCGCCCTGGCCCGCCACGGCGACCGGTGGGCGGTCCCCACCGGGGTCGTCCCCTCGACCCACATCTTCAAGACCGGAGTCGACGGCCTCGAATCCTCCGACGTGATCGAGTTCCTGACCATGCGCGTCGCGGCCGCGCTCGTGGGTCAGGTCGTGCCCGTCGCGCCCGTCGAGCTCATGTGGTTCGAGGATCAGCATGCTCTCGTCGTCGAGCGCTTCGACCGTCACGCGACCGACGGCGGCGTCCTGCGTGTGCACGCCGAGGACATGTGCCAGGTGGTCGGCGAGTCGTCCCTGCGCAAGTACGAGTCCCAGGGCGGGCCGGGCATCACGCGCGTCTTCACGGCGCTCGACCTGCTCCCTGCAGCGAACCGGGCCGAGGCTAAGCGCGCCTTCGCCGTGGCTCTCGCGTTCAACTGGGTGGCCGGCGGCACGGACGCGCACGCGAAGAACTACTCGTTGTACGTCGGCCCGTCCGCCACCCTCACGCCGCTGTACGACCTCGCGTCGTACGCCCCGTACGCAGCGCCGTTCTTTCCCCAGACCCGCTTGCCGATGTCGAGGGTCAAGATGCCGATGCGGGTCAGCGGCAACGAGCACTTCGGCGACGTGGATCGGGTGCACTGGCGCTCGATCGCGCGCGACGCGCAGATCGACCCGCGCGAGCTCGTCGAGATGATCGCGGCGATGGCGACCTACCTGCCCGCAGCGTGGGCGGGCGAGCTCTTCCATCTGGCCGAGCTCGACGAGTCCATGCTGACCCCGGTGGTCCTCTCCTCGACGAGCGCGCTCGCGGCGTGGTGCGACGAAGTGCTCAAGACGCTCGGGGCGTGA
- a CDS encoding helix-turn-helix transcriptional regulator, giving the protein MRVITTDDLGALVRQERHDQGLTQAELAERIGTTRQWVSQFESGALNPRVSLVLAALAALDLDLDVRSSKARAADRSLFDVGKFREALTGQMLARVGARTVGSLTADSLREQVPSIAATTLSRTGSTAAKDAVRRIVDEQAERLRALEALRALPPQPEDSEQ; this is encoded by the coding sequence ATGCGTGTCATCACGACCGACGACCTCGGGGCGCTCGTGCGCCAGGAGCGCCACGACCAGGGCCTGACCCAGGCCGAGCTCGCCGAGCGCATCGGCACCACCCGCCAGTGGGTCAGCCAGTTCGAGTCCGGCGCCCTCAACCCGCGCGTGAGCCTCGTGCTCGCTGCCCTCGCCGCGCTCGATCTCGACCTCGATGTCCGGTCGAGCAAGGCCCGAGCGGCCGACCGGAGCCTGTTCGATGTGGGGAAGTTCCGCGAAGCCCTCACGGGGCAGATGCTGGCCCGCGTGGGTGCGCGGACGGTCGGGTCCTTGACTGCGGATTCGCTCCGCGAGCAGGTCCCGAGCATCGCCGCCACCACGCTGTCCAGGACCGGCTCGACAGCGGCGAAGGACGCTGTGCGGCGGATCGTCGACGAGCAGGCCGAGAGACTTCGCGCGCTCGAGGCCCTCCGAGCCCTGCCGCCCCAGCCCGAGGATTCCGAGCAGTGA
- a CDS encoding 3'-5' exonuclease: MPGYAVIDTETTGFSPRTGDRVIEIAVVRLDGAGEVVDTWETLLNPDRPVGPTHVHGLTAADVEHAPRFIEVAEHVAALLAGRVVVGHNVDFDLRFLEHEFQLAAYPFRVPGRLCTQQLAKTHLPGPKRTLAVCCEQAGVINEHAHSALGDTIATAELFRYFLRQHPVGVPWADVLAAAELTAPADDLFAELFDVALTAPRTLSRSALA, encoded by the coding sequence GTGCCTGGATATGCCGTGATCGACACCGAGACGACGGGGTTCTCCCCGCGCACCGGTGACCGTGTCATCGAGATCGCGGTGGTGCGGCTCGACGGCGCCGGCGAGGTCGTCGACACGTGGGAGACGCTGCTCAACCCCGACCGCCCGGTGGGTCCGACGCACGTGCACGGCCTGACGGCTGCTGACGTCGAGCATGCCCCCCGCTTCATCGAGGTCGCCGAGCACGTCGCCGCGCTGCTGGCGGGCCGCGTCGTCGTGGGGCACAACGTGGACTTCGACCTGCGGTTCCTCGAGCACGAGTTCCAGCTCGCCGCCTACCCGTTCCGCGTGCCGGGGCGGCTGTGCACGCAGCAGCTCGCGAAGACGCACCTGCCGGGGCCGAAGCGCACACTCGCGGTGTGCTGCGAGCAGGCGGGCGTGATCAACGAGCATGCGCACTCGGCTCTGGGCGACACGATCGCGACCGCGGAGCTGTTCCGGTACTTCCTGCGTCAGCACCCCGTCGGGGTCCCGTGGGCGGACGTGCTCGCGGCTGCCGAGCTGACGGCGCCTGCGGACGACCTGTTCGCCGAGCTGTTCGACGTCGCGCTCACCGCGCCTCGAACGCTCTCGCGGTCCGCGCTCGCCTGA